The proteins below come from a single Prochlorococcus marinus CUG1415 genomic window:
- a CDS encoding inorganic diphosphatase has translation MANLNQSPSRVTPNLLHILNAFTDSSNSIVNTIVELNSNTINKYELITETGHLKLDRVGYSSLAYPFAYGCIPRTWDEDGDPLDIEIVGVTEPLIPGSIVEARIIGVMKFDDGGEVDDKVIAVLADDKRMDHISSFKDLGEHWLKETKYYWEHYKDLKKPGTCNVNGFFGTDEAVKVIKDCEDRYKKEIDPKLVD, from the coding sequence ATGGCAAATCTTAATCAATCCCCAAGTAGGGTTACACCAAATCTATTACATATACTAAATGCTTTCACTGATAGCTCTAATTCAATAGTTAACACTATTGTTGAATTGAATTCTAATACTATAAATAAATATGAATTAATTACAGAAACGGGTCACCTTAAACTTGATAGGGTGGGTTATTCTTCACTTGCTTATCCCTTTGCTTATGGATGTATTCCAAGGACTTGGGATGAAGATGGAGATCCACTTGATATAGAAATTGTTGGAGTAACGGAGCCATTGATTCCTGGATCTATTGTCGAGGCTAGGATTATTGGGGTGATGAAATTTGATGATGGTGGAGAGGTGGATGATAAGGTAATAGCAGTTTTGGCAGATGATAAAAGAATGGATCATATCTCAAGTTTCAAAGACCTTGGAGAGCATTGGCTAAAAGAAACAAAGTATTATTGGGAACACTACAAAGATTTAAAAAAACCAGGAACATGCAATGTAAATGGTTTTTTTGGAACTGATGAGGCTGTTAAAGTGATTAAAGACTGTGAAGATAGATATAAAAAAGAAATTGATCCTAAATTAGTAGATTAA
- the hemC gene encoding hydroxymethylbilane synthase, producing the protein MTNFKLKIASRRSKLAMVQTLWVKDQLEKNIPNLEVSIEAMATQGDKILDVALAKIGDKGLFTKELEAQMLVGHADIAVHSLKDLPTNLPSGLQLGCITKREDPADALVVSKKNDCYKLETLPAGSIVGTSSLRRLAQLKNKYPHLNFKDIRGNVITRIEKLDAGEFDCIILAAAGLKRLGFESRIHQIIPNEISLHAVGQGALGIECKSDDTKVLEIINVLEDKPTSQRCLAERAFLRELEGGCQVPIGVNSSIHSEKLYLTGMVASLDGERLIKDQYTGNINDPEQVGEELAKKLKLQGADEILSEIFEQFREN; encoded by the coding sequence ATGACTAATTTTAAACTGAAAATAGCTAGTAGAAGAAGTAAACTAGCCATGGTTCAAACTTTATGGGTTAAAGATCAACTAGAAAAAAATATTCCCAATTTAGAGGTATCCATAGAGGCAATGGCCACTCAAGGCGACAAAATTCTTGACGTAGCCTTAGCAAAAATAGGTGACAAAGGCTTATTTACAAAAGAACTTGAAGCCCAAATGCTTGTAGGCCATGCTGATATAGCAGTACATTCTTTAAAAGATTTACCAACAAATTTACCTAGCGGGCTTCAATTAGGATGTATCACAAAAAGAGAAGACCCTGCAGATGCTTTAGTTGTAAGCAAAAAAAATGATTGTTATAAATTAGAGACCTTACCTGCAGGTTCGATAGTTGGGACAAGCTCTTTAAGACGACTTGCACAACTAAAAAACAAGTACCCACATCTTAATTTCAAGGATATAAGGGGGAATGTTATTACAAGAATAGAAAAATTAGATGCTGGGGAATTTGATTGCATAATTCTTGCTGCAGCTGGTTTAAAAAGATTGGGATTTGAATCAAGAATTCATCAGATTATTCCAAATGAAATTTCCCTTCATGCCGTTGGTCAGGGTGCACTGGGAATTGAATGTAAATCTGATGATACAAAAGTTTTAGAAATTATCAATGTCTTAGAAGATAAACCCACTAGTCAAAGATGTCTAGCAGAAAGAGCATTTCTAAGAGAGCTTGAAGGTGGATGTCAAGTTCCAATAGGAGTGAATAGTAGTATTCATAGTGAAAAACTTTACCTTACTGGTATGGTTGCATCTCTGGATGGAGAAAGGTTGATTAAAGATCAATATACTGGCAATATCAATGATCCTGAACAAGTAGGGGAAGAACTAGCTAAAAAACTAAAGCTTCAAGGTGCTGACGAAATACTCAGCGAAATATTTGAACAATTTAGAGAAAACTAA
- the rpoD gene encoding RNA polymerase sigma factor RpoD, whose protein sequence is MCPVAAESKNSNPSSKKKINKKINTNLETVVAEKNGNDNNSQNLQTSSDLNEISTENNNDFRDSEEEDKEIGNIKLGPKGIYTEDSIRVYLQEIGRIRLLRPDEEIELARKIADLLQLEELATQYESEKGHFPSVREWAELIDMPLSKFRRRLLLGRRAKEKMVQSNLRLVVSIAKKYMNRGLSFQDLIQEGSLGLIRAAEKFDHEKGYKFSTYATWWIRQAITRAIADQSRTIRLPVHLYETISRIKKTTKVLSQEFGRKPSEEEIAESMEMTIEKLRFIAKSAQLPISLETPIGKEEDSRLGDFIEADIENPEQDVSKTLLREDLEGVLATLSPRERDVLRLRYGIDDGRMKTLEEIGQIFDVTRERIRQIEAKALRKLRHPNRNGVLKEYIK, encoded by the coding sequence ATGTGCCCAGTCGCAGCAGAATCAAAGAATTCTAATCCTAGTTCAAAAAAAAAGATTAATAAGAAAATCAATACTAACCTAGAAACAGTAGTTGCAGAAAAAAATGGAAATGATAACAATAGTCAAAATTTACAGACATCTTCTGATTTAAACGAAATTAGTACTGAAAATAATAATGATTTTAGAGATTCTGAAGAGGAAGATAAAGAGATTGGGAACATAAAGCTTGGGCCCAAAGGTATATACACTGAAGATTCAATAAGAGTTTACCTCCAAGAGATTGGAAGAATAAGACTCTTAAGACCAGATGAAGAAATTGAACTTGCTAGAAAAATTGCTGACCTACTCCAATTAGAAGAATTAGCAACTCAATATGAGTCAGAAAAAGGTCATTTCCCATCTGTTAGAGAATGGGCGGAATTAATAGATATGCCTCTTTCTAAATTCAGAAGAAGACTTCTTTTAGGAAGAAGAGCTAAAGAAAAAATGGTTCAATCAAACTTAAGATTAGTTGTTTCCATTGCCAAAAAATATATGAATAGAGGTTTATCATTTCAGGATTTAATACAAGAAGGAAGTTTAGGTTTGATTAGGGCAGCCGAAAAATTTGACCATGAAAAAGGTTATAAATTCTCTACTTATGCTACTTGGTGGATTCGCCAAGCCATAACTAGAGCAATCGCAGACCAAAGTAGAACTATTAGATTGCCAGTTCATTTATACGAGACAATATCCAGAATAAAAAAAACCACAAAGGTTCTTAGCCAAGAATTCGGAAGGAAACCAAGTGAAGAAGAAATAGCTGAGAGTATGGAAATGACAATTGAAAAATTAAGATTTATAGCTAAAAGCGCTCAGTTACCTATTTCTTTAGAAACTCCAATAGGTAAAGAAGAAGACTCAAGACTTGGAGACTTTATAGAGGCTGACATAGAAAATCCAGAGCAAGATGTTTCTAAAACTTTATTGAGAGAAGATTTAGAAGGAGTCTTAGCAACTCTAAGTCCAAGGGAAAGAGATGTTCTAAGGTTGAGATATGGAATTGATGATGGAAGAATGAAAACTCTTGAAGAAATTGGACAGATTTTTGATGTGACAAGAGAAAGAATTAGACAAATAGAAGCAAAAGCACTCCGAAAACTAAGACATCCAAATCGAAATGGTGTTTTAAAAGAATATATAAAATAA
- the priA gene encoding replication restart helicase PriA has protein sequence MKPASNQLSNISFRFEVLLDIGSISDGFYYLDGNNLGVEVGDIVTVKLRGRLLNGLVISKEDFSKINNDETNITGRRIKYLFVEGILQKKIIDDWWREWMESLASFYMVSNLKMFKTAFPPGWIGKHKQISQGLKDQIWIKTKKELDIKKNQFTKKEVLLINTLPKQGNWQIELIKSGFNYNLIKSMVSKNYLVKSKRKKIINPKINYFLNDHSAIKKPNLTSEQKIAFQEFQAMKPGHVLMLWGETGSGKTEVYMRMSEDQLNNEKSCLILAPEIGLIPQLVDRFSSRFNNVVYEYHSNCSSSHRTLVWKQVINTNEPLIVIGTRSAVFLPIKNLGLIIMDEEHDISYKQDSPMPCYDAREVAIEIVKRNSAKLIFGSATPSMQTWKKCIYEKNFKLVRMIQRISMNEVPEIRIIDMRDEFKKGNMKILSNELLNLLPQLPLKNEQAIILIPRRGHSGFLSCRYCGYLINCPNCDVPLSVHLGSQGKKWLSCHWCDHKSRMINHCPDCNSIAFKPFGIGTQRVMEFLNEEFPDLRVLRFDRDTTSSKDGHRDILAKFSKGAADILVGTQMLAKGIDIPNITLSVVIAADGLLHRPDISAEEKSLQLFLQLAGRSGRAQKKGKVIFQTYKPNHPVISYLQKRDYERFLTENSKLRKDANLFPFCKVCLIKLSGENHELTELVAIKVAKYLLNFCEQNNWKLIGPAPCLIAKVGKKFRWQILIHGPEGSKIPLPDRSLLWKLIPKNIFLTIDVNPVEL, from the coding sequence TTGAAGCCGGCAAGTAATCAGTTATCAAATATCTCTTTTAGATTCGAGGTTTTGCTTGATATAGGCAGTATTAGTGATGGCTTTTACTATTTAGATGGAAATAATCTTGGCGTAGAAGTGGGTGATATTGTAACTGTAAAGCTTAGAGGGAGGTTATTAAATGGGCTGGTGATCTCAAAAGAAGACTTTTCAAAAATAAATAATGATGAAACAAATATTACTGGAAGAAGAATAAAATATTTGTTTGTTGAAGGTATTTTGCAGAAAAAAATAATTGATGACTGGTGGAGAGAATGGATGGAGTCCTTAGCTTCTTTTTATATGGTTAGTAATTTAAAAATGTTTAAAACGGCATTCCCACCAGGTTGGATTGGTAAACATAAGCAAATTTCCCAAGGTTTAAAAGATCAAATATGGATTAAAACCAAGAAAGAATTAGATATTAAAAAAAATCAATTTACCAAGAAAGAAGTCTTATTAATAAATACTTTGCCTAAACAAGGTAATTGGCAAATTGAATTAATCAAGTCTGGTTTTAATTACAATCTCATAAAGTCAATGGTTAGTAAAAATTACCTTGTTAAATCTAAAAGAAAAAAAATAATAAATCCTAAAATAAATTACTTTTTAAATGATCATAGTGCAATAAAAAAACCAAATCTTACAAGTGAACAGAAAATTGCATTTCAAGAATTTCAAGCAATGAAACCTGGACATGTTTTAATGCTCTGGGGTGAAACTGGTTCAGGCAAAACAGAAGTTTATATGAGAATGTCTGAAGATCAATTAAATAATGAAAAAAGTTGTTTGATCCTTGCTCCTGAGATTGGCCTGATTCCTCAACTGGTTGATAGATTTAGTAGCCGATTTAATAATGTTGTTTATGAATATCATAGTAACTGCTCTTCTAGTCATAGAACTTTAGTTTGGAAGCAAGTCATTAATACTAATGAACCCCTAATAGTTATAGGAACAAGGTCCGCAGTATTTCTTCCAATTAAAAATCTAGGATTAATAATAATGGATGAAGAACATGATATTTCATATAAACAAGATAGCCCTATGCCTTGTTATGACGCAAGAGAAGTTGCTATTGAAATAGTAAAAAGGAATTCTGCAAAGCTAATATTTGGAAGCGCAACCCCATCAATGCAGACATGGAAAAAATGTATTTATGAAAAGAATTTTAAATTGGTACGAATGATTCAAAGGATATCTATGAATGAGGTGCCTGAAATAAGAATTATTGATATGAGAGATGAATTTAAGAAAGGCAACATGAAAATTTTATCCAATGAATTATTAAACTTGCTTCCTCAGCTACCCTTAAAGAATGAACAAGCAATAATTTTGATTCCTAGAAGGGGACATAGTGGTTTTTTAAGTTGTAGATATTGTGGATATTTAATAAATTGTCCAAACTGTGACGTCCCTTTATCCGTACATCTTGGTTCACAAGGAAAAAAATGGTTAAGTTGTCATTGGTGTGATCATAAATCGAGAATGATCAATCATTGTCCGGATTGTAATTCAATTGCCTTCAAGCCTTTTGGAATAGGGACTCAAAGAGTTATGGAGTTTTTAAATGAAGAATTTCCGGATTTAAGAGTTCTTAGATTTGATCGCGATACAACCTCAAGTAAGGATGGCCATAGAGATATTCTTGCAAAGTTTTCTAAAGGAGCAGCTGATATTCTTGTAGGAACTCAAATGTTGGCAAAAGGGATTGACATTCCTAATATTACTCTTTCAGTAGTTATCGCGGCAGATGGATTGCTCCATCGTCCAGATATTTCAGCAGAAGAGAAATCATTACAATTATTTTTACAATTGGCTGGGAGATCAGGAAGAGCTCAAAAAAAAGGAAAAGTTATTTTTCAAACATATAAACCGAACCATCCTGTTATTTCATACCTTCAGAAAAGAGATTATGAAAGATTTTTAACTGAAAATTCGAAATTGAGAAAAGATGCCAATTTATTCCCATTCTGTAAGGTTTGCCTAATAAAGTTATCTGGTGAAAATCATGAATTAACAGAATTAGTTGCAATTAAAGTGGCAAAATATCTGCTAAATTTTTGTGAGCAAAATAACTGGAAATTAATTGGTCCTGCTCCATGTTTAATTGCTAAAGTTGGGAAAAAATTTAGATGGCAGATATTAATACATGGTCCTGAAGGTTCAAAAATACCTTTGCCAGATAGGTCATTATTATGGAAACTTATTCCAAAAAATATTTTTTTAACAATTGACGTTAATCCAGTAGAGTTGTAA
- a CDS encoding DUF3153 domain-containing protein — MKTYEQVLETVELALARGEYHYCIEFLLPLIESFPLSSKEGVNLRTILITALCGINKKEEAKRFCKELLKSYDNKTRENAKYLMEVIDSPEIKKPENWNVQFESDSSLNQKSLNSLRKKKAVLEKKKFINVTETPTGETKPFQKGFSLIIFLILLLLIPLLSGCVKVEDNLDLRELDSISNNLVIESKYIKKFPWQLKFEEKMKDIFPDAEIEQDESTFSLKHKNLNLEDTKQVLKISQNIAGELAGGSTNIEINTTQKNFIFFKKYFYRLDLDLKSIQSFDNFELIFKIIPPNKATLTGEKNSNSEITRNLIIWNLNLGQINSLEFSFWSWNKLLIGISIILIIIILAYSLRFYRFKLGTDLPQLPAK, encoded by the coding sequence ATGAAAACTTATGAGCAAGTTTTAGAAACAGTAGAACTTGCTTTAGCTAGAGGTGAGTATCATTATTGTATTGAATTTCTTTTACCTTTAATCGAATCATTTCCTTTGTCTAGTAAAGAGGGAGTGAATTTAAGAACAATCTTAATTACTGCTCTTTGTGGCATCAATAAAAAGGAGGAGGCTAAAAGGTTTTGTAAAGAACTTCTAAAATCTTACGATAATAAGACGAGAGAAAATGCAAAATATTTGATGGAAGTTATTGACTCTCCTGAAATTAAAAAGCCAGAAAATTGGAACGTACAGTTTGAAAGTGACTCATCACTAAATCAAAAATCTCTTAACTCACTGCGCAAAAAAAAAGCAGTATTGGAGAAAAAGAAATTTATCAATGTAACTGAGACTCCAACTGGTGAAACAAAACCCTTTCAGAAAGGCTTTTCACTGATCATTTTTTTAATACTATTATTATTAATTCCACTTTTAAGTGGCTGCGTTAAAGTTGAAGACAACCTTGATCTTAGAGAACTTGATTCAATATCCAATAATTTAGTGATAGAAAGTAAATACATAAAGAAATTTCCCTGGCAATTAAAATTTGAAGAGAAGATGAAAGATATTTTTCCTGACGCAGAAATTGAACAAGACGAATCGACATTTTCTTTGAAACATAAAAATCTCAATCTAGAAGATACAAAGCAAGTTCTTAAAATCTCCCAAAATATAGCTGGAGAGTTAGCGGGAGGCTCAACAAATATAGAAATTAATACTACTCAAAAAAACTTCATTTTTTTTAAAAAATACTTTTACAGGTTAGATTTGGATCTTAAGTCGATTCAAAGTTTTGATAATTTTGAACTAATTTTCAAAATCATTCCCCCAAATAAAGCTACCCTTACTGGTGAAAAAAATTCAAATTCAGAAATTACAAGAAATCTGATAATTTGGAATTTAAATCTTGGGCAGATTAATAGTCTCGAATTTTCTTTCTGGAGCTGGAACAAATTGTTGATTGGGATATCTATTATTTTAATAATAATAATATTGGCTTATTCATTAAGATTCTATAGATTTAAGTTAGGTACAGATTTGCCTCAACTTCCAGCAAAATAA
- the argB gene encoding acetylglutamate kinase, which produces MNDSQRVSILSEALPYIQSFSGKKIVIKYGGSVMEEDDLKNAFFRDIALLSTVGVCPIVIHGGGPEINNWLKKLEISPKFENGLRITDQKTMEIVEMVLMGRVNKQIVKGINKNGSLAVGISGLDGNLIQSRELGDGSHGLVGEVTKINPEILDPLISKGYIPIISSIGSTLEGISHNINADFVAGEIAAAINAEKLILLTDTQGILKEKDNKNSLVEKTNLKEARDFIDKEIVTEGMIPKTECCIRALAQGVKAAHIIDGRIEHSLLLEIFTNSGIGTMIVA; this is translated from the coding sequence ATGAATGATTCTCAAAGAGTATCAATATTAAGCGAAGCACTTCCATATATACAAAGTTTCTCAGGTAAAAAAATTGTTATCAAGTATGGTGGTTCTGTTATGGAGGAGGATGATTTAAAAAATGCTTTTTTTAGAGACATAGCACTTCTATCAACCGTTGGGGTTTGTCCGATAGTGATTCATGGAGGAGGACCCGAGATTAATAATTGGTTAAAGAAATTAGAAATATCTCCTAAATTCGAAAATGGATTAAGAATTACTGATCAAAAAACAATGGAAATTGTTGAGATGGTTCTAATGGGTAGAGTTAACAAACAAATTGTAAAAGGCATTAATAAAAATGGATCCTTAGCTGTGGGCATATCAGGTCTTGATGGCAACTTAATTCAATCTAGAGAACTAGGCGATGGTAGCCATGGCTTGGTGGGAGAGGTTACAAAAATCAATCCTGAAATATTAGATCCTCTTATTTCTAAAGGATATATCCCTATTATTTCTAGTATTGGATCAACCTTGGAGGGTATTTCCCATAACATTAATGCAGATTTTGTTGCTGGAGAAATTGCTGCTGCAATAAATGCAGAAAAACTTATTCTTCTTACTGATACTCAAGGGATTTTAAAAGAAAAAGATAACAAAAATAGTCTTGTTGAAAAAACTAATCTCAAAGAGGCAAGAGATTTTATTGATAAAGAAATTGTGACTGAAGGTATGATTCCAAAGACAGAATGCTGTATAAGAGCTTTAGCACAAGGAGTCAAAGCAGCTCACATAATTGATGGAAGAATAGAACATTCATTACTTCTTGAGATTTTTACAAATTCAGGAATAGGTACAATGATAGTAGCCTAA
- a CDS encoding DUF2854 domain-containing protein: MKKYLSPGNLIVTAGGILAFVGMTAYFTDSVNLSVPTFFYGVPIFLIGLGLKTSEIPPVELLDKTNFATNKFNRPKELTALVKDVTRWRYGIKAHLESSLESLNLWDEDNPPQLKEIEEITKEEKNGLRMRFELNAVPLEKWIEKQERLNRFFVKGLESEFIIDDNKKEFDFILFY, from the coding sequence ATGAAGAAATACTTATCGCCTGGAAACTTAATCGTAACTGCTGGGGGTATATTAGCTTTTGTTGGAATGACTGCTTATTTTACAGACTCAGTAAATTTAAGTGTACCTACTTTTTTTTATGGAGTACCTATTTTTCTAATTGGATTAGGTTTAAAGACTTCCGAAATACCTCCTGTAGAGTTGCTTGACAAGACAAATTTTGCGACAAATAAATTTAATAGACCAAAAGAATTAACCGCACTAGTTAAAGATGTCACAAGATGGAGGTATGGTATAAAAGCTCATCTTGAATCGTCATTAGAATCTTTAAATTTGTGGGACGAGGATAATCCCCCTCAACTAAAAGAGATAGAAGAGATTACAAAGGAAGAAAAAAATGGTCTCAGAATGCGCTTCGAATTAAACGCTGTCCCTCTAGAAAAATGGATTGAAAAACAAGAAAGATTAAACAGGTTTTTCGTCAAAGGTCTTGAATCAGAATTTATTATCGACGATAATAAAAAGGAATTTGATTTTATTCTTTTTTATTGA
- a CDS encoding single-stranded DNA-binding protein, whose protein sequence is MNHCLIQAVINSAPQMRYTKENQTPIAEMIVNFKGLRSEDPTRDLKIIGWGNIAQEMVDELKEGQNIVIEGRLKMNSVTRKDGTKEKQPELTASKIHQISPIDVIKSDQKENNESFENKESTKKSSWDSSPLVPEVDEIPF, encoded by the coding sequence ATGAATCATTGTTTAATTCAGGCGGTAATTAATAGCGCTCCCCAAATGAGGTATACCAAAGAAAACCAAACTCCAATTGCAGAAATGATTGTTAATTTTAAAGGATTACGTAGTGAAGATCCAACCAGAGATCTCAAGATCATAGGATGGGGAAATATTGCCCAGGAAATGGTAGATGAACTAAAGGAGGGACAAAATATTGTTATTGAGGGACGTCTAAAGATGAATTCTGTCACTAGAAAAGACGGAACCAAAGAAAAGCAACCAGAACTAACAGCTTCAAAGATTCATCAAATATCGCCAATTGACGTTATTAAATCAGATCAAAAAGAAAATAATGAGTCATTTGAAAATAAAGAAAGCACCAAAAAATCTAGTTGGGATAGTTCACCTTTAGTACCTGAAGTTGACGAAATACCTTTTTAA
- a CDS encoding precorrin-6A/cobalt-precorrin-6A reductase, translated as MQNQENCYKNVWILSGTSDGPVIANRLLELNYSVFASVLTYKAGQAYIENPKLHIITGKLNNKDEIINFIKRNQIKCVLDATHPFAVIISKNLNDACKEINTPLLIFERKSLINTTNNFFYIDDLKDINNVDLENKNILLAIGSRFLNETANYYMNCKANVFTRVLPTYESITKAFGSCIKNSNIAILEPSKNNESILEKKLCDFWEIDYVLCRDSGSYSQKNWESIVSGSKMKLFLVKRPKVKNVYSCSFNQYEHLIDHIITKI; from the coding sequence ATGCAGAATCAAGAAAATTGCTATAAAAATGTTTGGATCCTATCAGGAACTTCGGATGGACCTGTAATAGCTAATAGGCTTCTTGAACTTAATTATTCAGTTTTTGCAAGTGTTTTAACTTATAAAGCAGGGCAAGCTTATATTGAAAATCCAAAATTACATATCATTACGGGTAAATTAAATAATAAAGATGAAATAATTAATTTCATAAAAAGAAATCAAATCAAATGCGTTTTAGATGCTACTCATCCGTTTGCAGTGATAATTTCTAAAAATCTTAATGATGCATGTAAAGAAATTAATACGCCTCTTCTAATATTTGAGAGAAAATCTCTAATAAATACCACTAATAATTTTTTTTATATTGATGATTTAAAGGATATAAATAACGTTGATCTGGAAAATAAGAATATTCTTCTGGCAATAGGATCAAGATTCCTTAACGAGACAGCTAATTATTATATGAATTGTAAAGCAAATGTATTTACAAGGGTACTTCCAACTTATGAGAGTATAACTAAAGCTTTTGGATCATGTATTAAAAATTCAAATATAGCGATACTTGAACCGAGTAAAAATAATGAAAGTATTTTAGAAAAAAAACTTTGTGATTTTTGGGAGATAGATTATGTTCTATGCAGAGACTCTGGAAGTTATTCTCAGAAAAACTGGGAGAGTATAGTTTCTGGAAGTAAAATGAAGTTATTTTTGGTTAAAAGGCCGAAAGTTAAAAATGTTTATTCTTGCTCTTTCAATCAATATGAGCATTTGATAGATCACATAATCACAAAAATTTGA
- the cutA gene encoding divalent-cation tolerance protein CutA codes for MEILIMLITESSKTKALRLAKLLVQKKLAACVSIKQIFSIYEWQDQIEETKEFEITIKSKPELKDDLINFLHKNSTYEVPQIIYNKYKTEKKYFDWLNKTI; via the coding sequence ATGGAAATTTTAATTATGCTTATAACTGAATCAAGTAAAACAAAAGCTTTGCGACTTGCTAAGTTACTGGTACAAAAAAAACTTGCGGCTTGTGTTTCGATAAAGCAAATTTTCTCCATATATGAGTGGCAAGATCAAATTGAAGAAACTAAAGAGTTTGAAATCACAATAAAAAGTAAACCAGAATTAAAGGATGATTTAATTAATTTCCTTCACAAAAATTCCACATATGAAGTTCCTCAAATTATCTACAACAAATACAAGACTGAGAAGAAATATTTTGATTGGCTGAATAAGACTATTTGA
- a CDS encoding adenosine kinase — MRESFRHLEQNKIVDLIGLGNAIVDIIVNIEDDFLEINNLEKGSMNLINSDESQKLLKNCKVIKQISGGSSANTVVCLAELGNDVQFIGRVKNDQFGKFFSSDIKKSKTIFNTPPTNEGASTAHSIILITPDAQRTMCTYLGASIEFEPEDIDFSVLKRTKYLYLEGYLWDGELAKNAFLKAAQIAKLSNTKIILSLSDSFCVDRHRESFLELIDKYVDVVFCNESEVLSLFKKNKLADCQGDLSSLCELVVVTLGSNGSLIINKDEVEVIKSISKGKVIDTTGAGDIYAGGFIHGLINNYSLKKCGEIGSICAGQIITQLGSRSNIDLKELIK, encoded by the coding sequence ATGAGGGAATCCTTTAGACATCTTGAACAAAATAAAATAGTTGACCTAATTGGTCTGGGCAACGCAATAGTAGATATTATTGTCAATATTGAAGATGATTTTCTTGAGATAAATAATTTAGAGAAAGGATCAATGAATCTCATTAATTCTGATGAATCCCAGAAATTGTTAAAGAATTGCAAAGTTATCAAACAAATATCAGGTGGGTCCTCAGCAAATACCGTTGTATGTTTAGCAGAGTTAGGTAATGATGTGCAGTTTATTGGAAGGGTGAAAAATGATCAATTTGGTAAGTTCTTTTCTTCCGATATAAAAAAAAGTAAAACTATATTTAATACTCCCCCCACTAATGAAGGAGCTTCAACAGCTCATTCAATTATTTTGATTACACCTGATGCTCAGAGAACTATGTGCACCTACCTTGGGGCATCTATAGAGTTTGAACCCGAAGACATTGATTTTAGTGTACTAAAGAGAACAAAATACTTGTATTTAGAAGGTTATTTATGGGACGGAGAATTAGCTAAGAATGCTTTTCTCAAAGCTGCTCAAATTGCGAAACTATCTAATACAAAAATAATTCTCTCATTGTCTGATTCATTTTGTGTAGATAGACATCGAGAAAGTTTCTTGGAATTAATTGATAAATATGTAGATGTTGTTTTTTGCAACGAATCCGAGGTTTTAAGCCTATTTAAAAAAAATAAATTAGCTGACTGCCAAGGAGACCTCTCCTCCTTATGTGAATTAGTTGTGGTAACTCTTGGAAGCAATGGTTCTCTTATAATTAACAAAGATGAGGTAGAAGTAATTAAGTCAATTTCAAAGGGGAAAGTTATTGATACTACTGGAGCAGGAGATATTTATGCAGGAGGATTTATTCATGGATTAATAAATAATTATTCCTTAAAAAAATGTGGAGAGATAGGTTCAATTTGTGCAGGTCAGATAATTACACAATTAGGATCTAGATCCAATATTGATCTAAAAGAGTTAATAAAATAA